In the genome of Candidatus Margulisiibacteriota bacterium, the window CTCTGAGCCGAGCAATTCCAGGACCTTGTCGCCGAACACGTACCAGGAACATTGCCCCTGGTTCACCAGATGGTAAAGCCCGTACCGGTCGGTCTTCAGCAATTGGCAGAGCTTTTCCGCCAGATCGCAGGTGTAGGTCGGCGAGACATATTCGTCGTCGACGATCAGCGGTTTCTCCTGCCGATCCGCCTGGCGGATGATCGCTTCCACGAAATTGCCGCCCCCCTTGCCCAGGCAGCCGGCGATCCCGTAGAGCCCGGCGGAACGGACGATAAAGTATTTCCGCAAGGTTTTTTTGACCCATTCTTCTCCGGCTAGCTTGGTCCGGCCATAGACGGAATTCGGCGCGGGAGGATCGTCTTCCGTGTATGGTTGACCGACCGGCTTGGTCCCGTCAAAGACATAATCGGTCGAGATCTGGACCATGGTGGCGTCAATTTCCCGGCAAGCCTCGGCGACGTTCTGCGCGCCGGTCTCATTGACCGCTTTGGCCGCGGCCTGGTCCGTTTCGGCCGCGTCAACCGCGGTATACGCCGCCGTGTTGATCACTGCGCCCGGCCGGAGGGTTTTTAGGAGTTGAACGGTCTTCGCCCGATCGG includes:
- the rfbD gene encoding dTDP-4-dehydrorhamnose reductase; its protein translation is MKIAVIGADGQLGYDLCRVIPQAELIPLTVKELDITDRAKTVQLLKTLRPGAVINTAAYTAVDAAETDQAAAKAVNETGAQNVAEACREIDATMVQISTDYVFDGTKPVGQPYTEDDPPAPNSVYGRTKLAGEEWVKKTLRKYFIVRSAGLYGIAGCLGKGGGNFVEAIIRQADRQEKPLIVDDEYVSPTYTCDLAEKLCQLLKTDRYGLYHLVNQGQCSWYVFGDKVLELLGSELAPERIGRQELGAKANRPANSVLASVKLQAAGLSELRPWPDALKAYLTEKGRIR